One part of the Bacteroidia bacterium genome encodes these proteins:
- the trpB gene encoding tryptophan synthase subunit beta, whose amino-acid sequence MNKIIESPFQVNEHGYYGQFGGAFIPEMLYPNIEELRENYLQIIGEADFQEEFRSLLKDYVGRPTPLYFAKRLSESIGAQIYLKREDLCHTGAHKVNNTIGQILLAKRLNKPRIIAETGAGQHGVATATACALMGMECIVYMGSVDIERQKPNVERMKMLGAKVVPAESGSKTLKDATNEAMRHWINNPKDTHYIIGSVVGPHPYPDMVARFQSVISEEIRLQLKEKTGKETPDYVVACVGGGSNAAGAFYHFLDDKEVKLVAAEAAGLGIDSGKSAATTYLGKAGVLHGSKTILMQTEDGQVVEPHSISAGLDYPGIGPIHAHLFDSGRGKFYYVTDQEAMQAGYKLSEIEGIIPAIESAHALAALEKMELKKEDVVVLNLSGRGDKDLATYIKHRK is encoded by the coding sequence ATGAACAAGATTATAGAATCGCCCTTTCAGGTAAACGAGCATGGATATTATGGCCAATTCGGAGGGGCCTTTATCCCGGAAATGCTTTACCCCAATATAGAAGAACTGAGAGAAAACTACCTACAGATCATAGGTGAAGCTGATTTTCAGGAAGAATTTCGTTCCTTACTGAAAGATTATGTGGGCAGACCGACACCTCTATACTTCGCCAAAAGATTATCAGAAAGCATAGGCGCCCAAATCTACCTCAAGCGGGAAGACCTTTGCCATACGGGAGCTCATAAAGTAAATAATACGATCGGACAAATCCTCCTGGCCAAACGCCTGAATAAACCCAGAATCATTGCTGAGACGGGAGCTGGCCAACATGGAGTAGCTACAGCTACGGCTTGTGCCTTGATGGGCATGGAGTGTATCGTTTATATGGGTTCGGTAGATATCGAAAGACAGAAACCTAATGTAGAGCGAATGAAAATGTTGGGGGCAAAAGTAGTCCCTGCAGAATCTGGAAGTAAAACCCTCAAAGATGCCACGAATGAAGCCATGCGCCATTGGATCAACAATCCTAAAGACACGCATTATATCATTGGTTCCGTGGTAGGTCCACACCCTTATCCGGATATGGTCGCCCGTTTCCAATCGGTCATCAGTGAGGAAATCAGGCTTCAGTTGAAAGAAAAAACAGGCAAAGAAACCCCTGATTATGTTGTTGCCTGTGTAGGTGGGGGAAGTAATGCTGCAGGTGCCTTTTATCATTTCCTGGATGATAAAGAAGTAAAACTGGTAGCAGCAGAAGCAGCAGGACTTGGAATTGATTCCGGCAAATCCGCTGCAACTACCTATCTGGGAAAAGCCGGTGTCCTTCATGGTAGCAAAACGATCCTCATGCAAACAGAAGATGGACAAGTCGTAGAACCTCATTCTATTTCAGCGGGACTCGATTATCCGGGTATTGGTCCTATCCACGCACATTTATTTGATTCTGGTAGAGGCAAATTTTACTACGTGACAGACCAGGAAGCCATGCAAGCCGGCTACAAACTCAGCGAGATTGAAGGCATCATTCCAGCCATTGAATCCGCTCATGCCCTGGCAGCTCTCGAAAAGATGGAATTGAAAAAAGAAGATGTCGTCGTTCTCAATCTCTCAGGCAGAGGCGATAAGGATTTGGCGACTTACATCAAACATCGAAAGTAA
- the trpA gene encoding tryptophan synthase subunit alpha — MNRIKKLFEHKSGNILSVFFTAGHPELNDTVEIITELAASGVDLIEIGMPYSDPIADGTTIQASSFKALQNGMSIQTLFDQLKGIREKVDIPLILMGYLNPVMQYGIEKFCEQAEKVGIDGFILPDLPMAEYQAFYRKTFEQHALSNIFLITPQTSEKRIQLIDEVSDSFIYVVSTDSTTGRTEGFNEQQVAYFRRIQEMGLKNPHLIGFGISDHKSFSDASAHAKGAIIGSAFIKALEKEGSISERVRNFVHKIKGLELQA; from the coding sequence ATGAACCGCATAAAAAAACTCTTCGAACATAAATCCGGCAATATCCTATCGGTCTTTTTTACTGCCGGACATCCGGAGCTGAATGATACAGTAGAGATCATTACCGAGCTAGCTGCTTCAGGGGTAGATCTCATTGAAATCGGGATGCCTTATTCCGATCCTATAGCTGATGGAACCACCATACAGGCCAGCAGCTTCAAAGCCCTTCAAAATGGCATGAGCATTCAGACGCTTTTTGATCAATTGAAAGGAATCCGCGAAAAAGTTGACATTCCCCTCATCCTCATGGGCTATCTCAATCCTGTCATGCAGTATGGCATAGAGAAGTTCTGCGAGCAAGCGGAGAAAGTAGGGATAGATGGTTTTATTCTGCCGGATTTACCCATGGCCGAATACCAGGCCTTTTATCGAAAAACCTTTGAGCAACATGCTTTGAGTAATATTTTCCTCATTACTCCACAAACCTCAGAAAAACGTATCCAGCTGATAGATGAGGTGAGTGATAGCTTTATATATGTAGTATCCACAGATAGCACTACAGGTCGCACAGAAGGCTTCAATGAGCAACAAGTGGCTTATTTTCGCAGGATACAGGAAATGGGACTTAAGAATCCCCATTTAATTGGCTTCGGCATTTCAGATCATAAAAGTTTCAGCGATGCCAGTGCCCATGCAAAAGGAGCAATTATCGGTAGTGCCTTCATAAAAGCCCTGGAAAAGGAAGGCAGCATCAGCGAAAGAGTTAGAAATTTCGTCCATAAAATAAAAGGACTGGAATTGCAGGCCTAG
- a CDS encoding bifunctional 3-deoxy-7-phosphoheptulonate synthase/chorismate mutase, with amino-acid sequence MIIQLSNPIKESDKQNILDKIADIGYKAREINTQKGHYMVAIGKTAFDIRTIGSLPGVKDVHRVTDAYKFVSRKWKVKPTAIDLGDGVIIEEGKFSIMAGPCSIEGEKQIEQTLKHLKEQGVRIMRGGVYKPRSSPYSFRGMGIDGLKMWATMAREYGIKIITEVMQSSQIEDMYEYIDIFQVGARNTQNFNLLDALGEVDKPILLKRGISGTIEELLQSAEYIFSGGNEKIMLCERGIRSYEKAYRNTMDINAIAMLKDKSHLPVIADPSHGVGLRNFVEPIALASVMAGADGVIYETHPIPEKAFSDAQQTLSFYESSELIRKLSLAFSLIQDKF; translated from the coding sequence ATGATCATACAACTCAGCAATCCCATCAAAGAATCCGACAAGCAAAATATTCTGGATAAAATTGCAGATATCGGATACAAGGCGCGTGAGATCAATACCCAGAAAGGCCACTATATGGTTGCCATCGGTAAAACTGCCTTTGATATCAGGACCATCGGAAGCCTTCCCGGTGTAAAAGATGTACATCGGGTAACGGATGCCTATAAATTTGTTTCCCGAAAATGGAAAGTCAAACCGACTGCTATTGACCTGGGAGATGGAGTGATAATTGAAGAAGGGAAATTCAGCATCATGGCGGGTCCTTGTTCGATTGAAGGAGAAAAGCAGATCGAGCAAACCCTCAAACATTTGAAGGAGCAAGGGGTCAGAATCATGCGGGGTGGAGTTTATAAACCTCGTTCTTCTCCCTATTCTTTCAGAGGAATGGGAATAGATGGGCTAAAGATGTGGGCAACTATGGCCCGCGAATATGGCATTAAGATCATAACAGAGGTTATGCAATCTTCTCAAATAGAAGATATGTATGAGTACATAGATATCTTCCAGGTGGGAGCAAGAAATACCCAGAACTTCAATTTGCTGGATGCTCTCGGAGAAGTAGATAAACCCATATTACTCAAAAGAGGCATCTCAGGTACTATCGAAGAACTCCTCCAATCAGCCGAATACATTTTCTCCGGTGGCAATGAAAAGATCATGCTTTGTGAGAGAGGAATCAGAAGTTATGAAAAGGCCTATCGAAACACCATGGATATCAATGCCATAGCCATGCTTAAGGATAAGTCGCATTTACCGGTGATCGCTGATCCCTCTCATGGAGTAGGATTGCGTAATTTTGTAGAACCAATAGCACTGGCTTCTGTCATGGCTGGAGCTGATGGAGTGATCTATGAAACCCATCCCATTCCAGAAAAAGCTTTCTCGGATGCTCAACAAACCTTGAGTTTCTATGAATCCTCAGAATTAATCCGTAAATTGAGCTTAGCTTTTTCCCTTATACAAGACAAATTTTAA
- a CDS encoding DUF5106 domain-containing protein, whose amino-acid sequence MQLKINLYSSFLCISLSALLFFSCKQSSTSDTSSAVAGTTTPAVEKVDNRPIDKNYEIGVKLNNYSEPKIYLGHYYGNTNRLRDSAELVNGSYLFKGEVTLEPGMYLVILPPTNRFFEVVVDRDQHFNIDTDTTDLIGNLKIEGSVDNQIFYDDINFLSVQREKITPLQQKFQQTQEGSSEYEELKTQMAEIDSTVMRHRRKLNAEHGEKFYPKFLKAMARIKVPDAPEGAEESWQFYYYRGHFWDDIDFSDGRMLRSVVLGNKVKEYMDNLTPKHPDSVNKSIDLILGMAKENDDAFQYFVAHLLNTYGIENKQMGMDAVFVHVVERYYLSGAAWWADSAQLANMEERALALSPNLIGRKAPDFTALDENNQPRSLYSVNSPYTILYFWDYDCGHCKTVTPKLTEIWPKFKDKGVALYALSINGDIGIWKEKIKEYNLTGAVNVQDHRRQSGFDGMYDIRSTPRIFLLDQDKKILYKQFAVEDLEGILEHEFEKEEEAD is encoded by the coding sequence ATGCAACTCAAGATAAATCTCTATTCTTCCTTTCTTTGTATTTCTCTCTCGGCTTTACTCTTTTTCTCCTGTAAGCAGTCAAGTACCAGTGATACCAGCTCTGCAGTAGCCGGAACCACTACTCCTGCAGTAGAAAAAGTTGACAATCGTCCGATTGACAAAAACTATGAAATTGGCGTCAAGCTCAATAATTATAGCGAACCTAAGATTTATTTGGGCCACTATTACGGCAATACCAATCGCCTGAGAGATTCAGCCGAGCTGGTCAACGGTAGCTATTTATTTAAAGGAGAAGTAACCCTGGAGCCGGGCATGTACCTGGTTATCCTCCCCCCTACGAATCGGTTTTTTGAAGTCGTCGTGGATAGAGACCAGCATTTCAATATTGATACGGATACCACTGATTTGATAGGCAATCTAAAAATAGAAGGTTCTGTTGACAATCAGATTTTCTACGATGATATCAATTTCCTCTCCGTGCAAAGAGAGAAGATTACTCCTCTTCAGCAAAAATTCCAGCAGACACAGGAAGGAAGTTCGGAGTATGAAGAACTAAAAACCCAAATGGCTGAAATTGATTCTACTGTCATGAGACATAGGAGAAAATTGAATGCTGAACATGGAGAGAAGTTTTATCCAAAATTCCTCAAGGCCATGGCAAGGATAAAAGTTCCTGATGCACCTGAAGGAGCTGAAGAAAGTTGGCAATTTTATTACTACAGAGGTCACTTCTGGGATGATATTGATTTTTCGGATGGTCGTATGTTGCGCTCTGTAGTTTTGGGGAATAAAGTCAAGGAGTACATGGACAATTTGACACCCAAGCATCCGGATTCTGTAAATAAGTCTATCGACCTCATATTGGGAATGGCTAAGGAAAATGATGATGCATTCCAGTATTTCGTAGCTCATTTACTCAATACCTATGGAATTGAGAATAAGCAAATGGGCATGGATGCGGTCTTTGTACATGTAGTGGAAAGATATTACCTCTCTGGCGCTGCCTGGTGGGCGGACTCTGCTCAATTGGCCAATATGGAAGAAAGAGCCCTGGCCCTTAGCCCCAATCTCATTGGAAGAAAAGCGCCAGACTTTACTGCTTTAGATGAAAACAATCAGCCCCGGAGCCTGTACAGTGTAAACTCACCTTATACCATCCTCTATTTCTGGGATTATGATTGTGGGCATTGTAAAACAGTAACTCCCAAACTCACCGAAATTTGGCCAAAATTTAAAGATAAAGGAGTCGCTCTTTATGCCTTGAGTATCAATGGAGATATTGGCATCTGGAAAGAAAAAATCAAAGAATATAATCTCACGGGAGCTGTAAATGTACAGGATCACAGAAGACAATCTGGCTTCGATGGCATGTACGATATTCGCTCCACTCCAAGAATCTTCCTCCTCGATCAGGATAAGAAAATACTTTACAAGCAATTTGCAGTAGAAGATCTGGAAGGAATCCTGGAGCATGAATTTGAAAAGGAAGAAGAGGCAGATTAA
- a CDS encoding antibiotic biosynthesis monooxygenase, with protein MILEVAILNIKDGKTKAFEQDFQKASPFIQNNPGYISHDLKRCMENDHQYILLVKWENLEDHEEGFRKSENYGPWKKLLHHYYDPFPVVEHYEAV; from the coding sequence ATGATACTTGAAGTTGCCATCCTGAATATAAAGGACGGAAAAACGAAAGCATTCGAACAAGATTTTCAAAAAGCCAGCCCGTTCATCCAAAATAATCCTGGCTATATTTCCCATGACTTGAAGCGCTGCATGGAAAATGATCATCAATATATCCTGTTGGTGAAATGGGAAAATCTGGAAGATCACGAAGAAGGCTTCCGGAAATCGGAGAATTATGGGCCCTGGAAAAAACTCTTACATCATTATTATGATCCCTTTCCAGTGGTAGAACACTATGAAGCGGTCTGA
- a CDS encoding VWA domain-containing protein yields MRSLSILILVIAILGSLELHAQKGTNILDHKDRIRVKEVSTLNSRYRETNLSITPDGKYLYFMSLRGEQRWSSSFMTFKGDSVYDGDIWFSTKVNGQWQRPQVLPYGINTFSGEDEPHISTDGNRVYYQSWYESRSQNTGGPYYVAQRNGKSWSTPKGLGGGIAEFFSFVPATDGMTISPDERRFIVAAGMEYDKPMDIYMSKRTSQGWGYMKRLPISTDRDERSVFLASDGKTLYFASNGYGGFGGLDIFKTTLNSDGTMGEVINIGEPFNSSRDDYGFILTGDGKEAYFIRDGNIQFADLREADERIKPEVLIVNHTLKGSVKDSSSWVGLRATVQLYNARTKQFVQQIKTSSSGKYSITLANKDRVYDQVILVDGYPPKKRRITIKALSYSKTIPSNFLMGKPQSEKPPIAEATKPKPQPVRPKPQPKPREPREPIAEKPVEKKPKPTPKPIEQMGDLKASEQKIAEKKIEAPKAEEVKVPVDPYSFEGVAENNLILLLDVSASMKRPDKLPLLKKSFAKMLDHMRAEDRISIIVYSGEARVVLEGVSAARKQTIEETIDRLRSSGSTKGKNALKRAYKLAEQYFIPGGNNRIIMATDGYFDVPSLYSIPERSSNQGVALTVFSFGKLKQSKIDELAELADKGKGNFANITRSNVDEALLKEAKAVMK; encoded by the coding sequence ATGAGATCCTTATCGATACTTATCCTTGTGATAGCCATCCTGGGCAGCCTCGAATTGCATGCGCAAAAGGGGACCAATATCCTGGATCACAAAGACCGAATCCGGGTCAAAGAAGTTTCTACTTTAAATTCCCGTTACCGCGAGACAAACCTGTCCATTACTCCGGATGGAAAATACCTCTATTTTATGTCTCTGAGAGGAGAGCAAAGATGGTCAAGCAGTTTCATGACCTTTAAAGGTGATTCCGTTTATGATGGAGATATCTGGTTCAGTACCAAAGTCAATGGTCAGTGGCAAAGGCCGCAGGTTCTCCCCTATGGAATCAACACCTTTAGTGGAGAGGATGAACCCCATATTAGTACAGACGGGAATCGTGTGTATTATCAAAGTTGGTATGAGAGCAGGAGTCAGAATACGGGAGGCCCTTATTATGTGGCACAAAGAAATGGTAAATCCTGGTCAACTCCCAAAGGGCTGGGAGGGGGTATCGCCGAGTTTTTCAGCTTTGTCCCGGCCACTGATGGTATGACGATTTCTCCGGATGAAAGACGTTTTATTGTCGCGGCAGGTATGGAGTATGATAAACCCATGGATATTTACATGAGTAAGCGGACGAGCCAGGGTTGGGGATATATGAAACGACTTCCAATAAGTACAGATCGAGACGAACGTTCAGTTTTTCTGGCTTCGGATGGAAAAACCCTCTATTTCGCATCGAATGGATATGGAGGATTCGGAGGTCTGGATATTTTCAAGACCACCCTCAATAGTGATGGAACCATGGGAGAAGTAATTAATATTGGAGAGCCTTTCAATTCTTCCCGGGATGATTATGGATTTATATTGACTGGAGATGGGAAGGAAGCCTACTTTATTCGAGATGGGAATATTCAATTTGCCGATCTTAGAGAGGCAGACGAAAGGATAAAACCTGAGGTACTTATTGTAAATCATACCTTGAAAGGAAGTGTAAAGGACAGCTCCAGCTGGGTAGGATTGAGAGCTACCGTCCAATTGTACAATGCCCGAACCAAACAGTTTGTTCAGCAAATCAAGACCTCCAGCTCAGGAAAGTATTCAATTACCCTGGCGAATAAGGATCGTGTATATGATCAGGTGATTTTGGTAGATGGTTATCCTCCGAAAAAGAGAAGAATCACGATCAAAGCCCTGAGCTATTCTAAAACCATCCCCAGCAATTTCCTCATGGGCAAACCTCAATCCGAGAAACCCCCAATTGCGGAGGCCACAAAACCAAAACCTCAACCAGTCAGACCCAAGCCTCAGCCGAAGCCCAGAGAGCCCAGAGAGCCCATAGCTGAGAAACCCGTAGAGAAAAAACCAAAACCGACTCCCAAACCCATTGAGCAAATGGGAGACTTGAAAGCTTCCGAGCAGAAAATTGCCGAAAAGAAAATAGAAGCTCCTAAGGCGGAAGAAGTTAAGGTTCCCGTTGATCCCTATTCTTTTGAAGGAGTTGCCGAAAATAATCTCATCCTGCTTCTTGACGTATCAGCCTCAATGAAGCGTCCCGACAAACTGCCTTTACTGAAAAAATCTTTTGCTAAAATGCTGGATCATATGCGGGCTGAGGACAGAATTTCGATAATCGTGTACTCGGGGGAGGCTCGGGTAGTTTTGGAAGGAGTTTCTGCTGCCCGTAAACAGACCATAGAGGAAACCATCGACCGTTTGCGGTCATCAGGCAGCACCAAGGGTAAAAATGCCTTAAAGCGAGCCTATAAACTCGCAGAGCAATACTTCATCCCGGGTGGTAACAATCGTATTATCATGGCGACAGACGGTTACTTTGATGTACCGTCCCTATATAGTATTCCTGAGCGTAGTTCCAATCAGGGAGTAGCTCTGACCGTATTCTCTTTTGGGAAGCTCAAGCAAAGCAAAATTGATGAATTGGCAGAACTGGCAGATAAGGGTAAAGGAAACTTTGCCAATATCACCCGCAGTAATGTTGATGAGGCCTTGCTGAAAGAAGCGAAGGCGGTAATGAAGTAA
- the rpsA gene encoding 30S ribosomal protein S1, with the protein MVEENDKNLVNNEETPEVVEPTPETTTPEPETAAETPAEEATPEEKPVSKAELVEVASSDDDDDDDWWKDEDDYSPTERAELEKLYAGTLREFNENEIVNGSVVSIGDKEVVLNIGFKSEGIVPISEFRDLPEMKAGDEVEVFIEKVEDQNGQLLLSRKRAKNMRSWELINKSMESDVILNGLVMRRTKGGFVVDINGIEAFLPGSQIDVKPVRDFDAFVGRNMEFKVVKINHAYENVVVSHKILIEAKLEEQRKEILANLEKGQVLEGTVKNMTNFGVFIDLGGVDGLLHITDISWGRINHPDEVLELDQKVNVVVLEFDDEKKRISLGMKQLTPHPWDSLPETVVEGSQIKGKVVTVADYGVFLEVVPGVEGLIHTSEMSWSQHIKNPGETFKEGQELEAVVLNIDREDRKMSLGLKQLKEDPWSDIEIKYPVASQHTGLVRNMTNYGLFVELEEGVDGLVHISDLSWTKKFQHPSEYVKVDENLDVVVLDIDKDNRRLSLGHKQLTEDVWETFASIFTLGSKHEGTIKRIDKKGGIVELEYGVEGTVPTKFLKVEDGKEELKADDRSEFVVVEFNKDAKRLVMSHLHTWKEEEVPEPKVSRQKAKSPNAKGKSQQKAPAAKASTTTLGDIDALAQLKAQMEAEENKDTPKPKAKAKKKAVKKEEAPKEEEAPKEEEAPAAEEVVEAAVEETAEAAAEVVEEKVEEVAEAAEEAADDAKAEE; encoded by the coding sequence ATGGTAGAAGAAAACGACAAGAATCTCGTGAATAACGAGGAAACTCCAGAGGTAGTAGAACCTACCCCTGAGACAACGACCCCGGAGCCAGAAACGGCTGCAGAAACTCCCGCCGAAGAGGCTACTCCCGAAGAAAAGCCTGTCTCAAAGGCAGAATTGGTAGAAGTAGCATCCTCAGATGACGATGATGATGATGATTGGTGGAAAGACGAAGACGACTATTCACCTACAGAACGTGCAGAGTTGGAAAAACTCTACGCAGGTACTCTCCGCGAGTTTAACGAAAATGAAATCGTTAACGGAAGCGTAGTAAGTATCGGTGACAAAGAAGTAGTTCTGAACATCGGATTCAAATCTGAAGGAATTGTACCCATTTCGGAATTTCGCGACCTCCCTGAAATGAAAGCCGGAGATGAAGTAGAAGTCTTCATCGAAAAGGTGGAAGATCAGAATGGACAATTGTTGCTATCCCGCAAGCGTGCCAAAAACATGCGCTCATGGGAACTTATCAACAAGTCTATGGAGAGCGATGTTATCCTGAATGGTCTCGTAATGAGACGTACAAAGGGTGGTTTCGTCGTTGACATTAATGGAATCGAGGCATTCTTGCCTGGATCCCAAATCGATGTTAAGCCTGTGCGTGATTTCGACGCATTTGTTGGGCGTAACATGGAATTCAAAGTTGTGAAGATCAATCACGCCTACGAAAACGTAGTTGTATCTCACAAAATCCTTATCGAGGCTAAACTCGAAGAACAACGCAAGGAGATCCTTGCCAACCTGGAAAAAGGTCAGGTACTGGAAGGTACTGTGAAAAACATGACCAATTTCGGTGTATTCATCGACCTGGGTGGCGTAGATGGACTTCTGCACATTACAGACATTTCCTGGGGACGTATCAACCACCCAGACGAAGTGCTTGAGCTTGACCAGAAGGTCAATGTGGTTGTACTCGAGTTTGATGATGAGAAAAAACGCATCAGCCTGGGTATGAAGCAGCTTACTCCACATCCATGGGATTCATTGCCTGAAACAGTGGTAGAAGGATCTCAGATCAAGGGTAAAGTTGTTACTGTAGCTGATTACGGAGTATTCCTGGAAGTTGTTCCCGGTGTGGAAGGACTTATTCATACCAGCGAAATGTCCTGGTCTCAGCACATCAAAAACCCTGGAGAAACCTTCAAAGAAGGTCAGGAGCTTGAAGCTGTAGTTCTGAACATCGACCGCGAAGATCGCAAGATGTCTCTCGGACTCAAGCAGCTTAAAGAAGATCCATGGTCAGATATTGAAATTAAATATCCTGTTGCCAGCCAGCACACTGGTTTGGTAAGAAACATGACCAACTACGGACTCTTTGTTGAGTTGGAAGAAGGAGTTGACGGACTTGTTCACATTTCCGACCTCTCTTGGACCAAGAAATTCCAGCATCCTTCAGAATATGTGAAGGTTGACGAGAATCTCGATGTAGTGGTTCTGGATATTGATAAAGATAACAGACGTTTGAGCCTTGGACACAAGCAGCTCACCGAAGACGTTTGGGAAACTTTCGCTTCTATCTTCACCCTCGGTTCCAAGCACGAAGGTACTATCAAGCGTATTGACAAGAAGGGCGGTATTGTAGAGCTTGAGTACGGTGTAGAAGGAACTGTTCCTACCAAATTCCTCAAAGTTGAGGATGGCAAGGAAGAACTGAAAGCAGACGACCGCTCAGAATTTGTTGTTGTTGAATTCAACAAAGATGCGAAGCGTTTGGTGATGTCTCACTTGCATACCTGGAAGGAAGAAGAAGTTCCTGAACCAAAAGTGTCTCGTCAAAAAGCCAAAAGTCCTAATGCCAAAGGTAAGTCTCAGCAAAAAGCTCCTGCAGCCAAAGCGAGTACCACTACCCTTGGAGATATCGACGCTCTGGCTCAATTGAAGGCGCAAATGGAAGCTGAGGAGAACAAAGATACTCCAAAGCCAAAGGCGAAAGCGAAGAAGAAAGCTGTCAAAAAGGAAGAAGCACCTAAAGAGGAGGAAGCTCCTAAAGAAGAGGAAGCTCCAGCTGCTGAAGAAGTAGTAGAAGCTGCCGTAGAAGAAACTGCAGAAGCTGCTGCTGAAGTAGTTGAGGAGAAAGTAGAAGAGGTTGCTGAAGCCGCTGAAGAGGCAGCTGATGATGCAAAAGCAGAAGAGTAG
- the metK gene encoding methionine adenosyltransferase, with the protein MPYLFTSESVSEGHPDKVADQISDAVLDAMLAQDPDSRVACETLVTTGQVVLAGEVTTKAFVDLQDVVRKTIERIGYTSDEYQFSAASCSIMSALHEQSADIARGVDSDEDANKDQGAGDQGMMFGYASKETKEYMPMALAYSHRLVEELAHIRKHEAHLMPYLRPDSKSQVTIEYGDDNQPIRVHTVVLSTQHDDFVQPENDSAAAQVAADNAMLAKIKEDVVNILVPRVIDADLLDENTIYHVNPTGKFVIGGPHGDSGLTGRKIIVDTYGGKGAHGGGAFSGKDSSKVDRSAAYASRHIAKNLVAAGVADEILVQLAYAIGVAEPVSININTYGTNNVDLSDAEIAERVKANFSFTPASIVKHLGLKNPIFSATAAYGHMGRASFDKEVETRYTEIKKEGNTESTVRKIEMKTVSFFPWEKLDLVEKIKTVFAANFKKEPV; encoded by the coding sequence ATGCCTTATTTATTTACTTCAGAGTCCGTGTCTGAAGGACATCCCGATAAAGTAGCAGATCAAATATCAGATGCGGTTCTCGATGCAATGCTCGCTCAGGACCCTGACTCCCGCGTAGCTTGTGAGACATTAGTTACAACAGGGCAAGTTGTATTAGCTGGAGAGGTTACTACTAAAGCTTTTGTAGATCTTCAGGACGTAGTAAGAAAAACCATCGAAAGGATCGGTTATACATCAGATGAATACCAATTTAGTGCAGCATCTTGCTCCATCATGTCTGCCCTTCATGAGCAGTCCGCTGATATAGCAAGAGGAGTAGATAGTGATGAGGATGCTAATAAGGACCAGGGTGCAGGGGACCAGGGAATGATGTTTGGATATGCAAGCAAAGAGACGAAAGAATATATGCCCATGGCATTGGCTTATTCTCATCGCCTGGTTGAAGAACTCGCACATATCAGAAAGCATGAGGCTCACCTCATGCCTTATCTAAGACCCGACTCTAAATCTCAGGTTACTATAGAGTATGGAGACGATAATCAACCGATTCGGGTACATACGGTAGTTCTCTCAACTCAACACGATGATTTTGTACAGCCTGAAAATGATTCGGCAGCCGCTCAGGTAGCAGCCGATAATGCTATGCTTGCAAAAATTAAAGAAGATGTAGTCAATATCCTCGTTCCTCGTGTGATCGATGCAGATCTGCTCGATGAAAACACCATCTACCACGTAAACCCTACCGGTAAGTTTGTGATTGGTGGGCCACATGGTGATAGTGGACTGACAGGAAGAAAGATCATTGTTGACACCTATGGAGGTAAAGGAGCACATGGAGGAGGAGCTTTCTCTGGAAAAGATTCTTCCAAAGTAGATAGAAGTGCTGCTTATGCTTCTCGCCATATTGCCAAGAATCTTGTTGCAGCAGGTGTTGCAGATGAGATTCTCGTACAATTGGCCTACGCGATTGGAGTTGCAGAACCGGTATCTATCAATATCAATACCTATGGAACCAATAATGTAGACCTGAGTGATGCAGAAATCGCTGAAAGAGTAAAAGCCAATTTCTCATTCACACCGGCTTCTATCGTGAAGCACCTCGGTCTTAAGAATCCTATCTTCTCTGCAACTGCTGCTTACGGACACATGGGTCGTGCCAGCTTTGACAAAGAAGTAGAGACTCGTTATACAGAAATAAAGAAAGAAGGTAATACAGAATCAACCGTTCGTAAAATAGAAATGAAAACGGTAAGTTTCTTCCCCTGGGAGAAACTGGATCTGGTTGAAAAGATCAAAACTGTATTTGCTGCAAATTTTAAGAAAGAACCTGTTTAA